In Sulfitobacter sp. LCG007, the sequence GCGGTGGCGCATCTTCACGGCACGCATGATCGCCAAGAGCGATGCGGTGGTGGTGCCGATCTATTTCGACGGCCACGCCAGCCGCCTGTTCCAGATCGCCAGCCATCTGCACTACACGCTGCGCATGGGTCTGCTCATCAAGGAATTCCGCAAGCGTGTCGATACACCCGTGCGCGTTGTCGTCGGCCGGCCCATGGAACGCTCCGTCCTTGATCCACTGGCGCGCGACGGCATCGCAATGATGGATTTCCTGCGCAAGGCGACGTATGAGCTTGCTCCGGGCCCGGAAAAGCGTTTCGATCTGGGCTACGAGTTCGAGGAAAGGCACCGGAGCTGACAAGCGCCGGCGCGCAAGCCGGAGCCGGCACCGATGGCCGTAGGGATCTTTGACAGTGGACTGGGCGGGCTGACCGTCCATCAGGCGGTCGAGTCACGACTGCCGGAGGTGCCGCTTGTCTACATGGCCGATTCGGCCCATGCGCCCTATGGCGTGCGTACCGCCGATGACATCTACGACCTGACCTGCGCCTCGGTGCAGCGCCTCTTCGACGAGGGCTGCAAGCTGGTGATCCTCGCCTGCAACACCGCATCGGCGGCAGCGCTGCGGCGGATGCAGGAAAGTTGGGTACCCTCAGATCGCCGCGTGCTCGGCGTCTTCGTGCCCCTGATCGAGGCCATGACCGAGCGGCGCTGGGGTGACAATTCTCCGCCGCGCGAGGTGGGGGTCAAGCACGTGGCGCTTTTCGCAACGCCCGCGACCGTCGCGAGCCGGGCCTTCCAGCGCGAACTGGCCTTCCGCGCCATCGGGGTCGACGTCGAGGCGCAAGCCTGCGGCGGCGTGGTCGACGCGATCGAGGAAGGCGACATGATCCTCGCCGAAGCACTGGTGCGCAGCCATGTCGACGCGCTGAAGCGCAAGATGCCCGCACCGGATGCCGCCATCCTCGGCTGCACGCATTATCCGCTGATGCAGAAGACGTTCCAGGATGCCCTGGGCGCGGATGTCCGGGTATTCAGTCAGGCCGGCCTCGTGGCCGAAAGTCTCGCCGATTACCTGATCCGGCATCCGAACATGCTGGGCGAAGGCAAACGGCGCTTCCTGACGACGGGCGATCCCAAGCGCGTGAGCGACCGCGCGACGCAGTTCCTGCGACGACGGATCAGCTTCGAAGCTGCCTGAGGGCGGACGCCACCTAATTCCAGACCAATTTACCAAGGGGCAACCATGACCCAATCCATCGCCATCATCGGCGCCTCCGGCTATACCGGTGCCGAGCTGATCCGGCTTATCGCCGGGCATTCCTCAATGAAGATCAAGGCCCTGGGGGCCAATTCGAAAGCGGGCCAGAGCATCGCGCAAGCCTTTCCGCATCTGCGCCATCTCGACCTGCCGGACCTCTTGACCGTGGACGAGATCGACTTTTCCGGTATCGATCTCTGCTTCTGCGCCCTGCCGCACAAGACCAGCCAGGAGGTGATCCGGGCCTTGCCCAAGGATCTGAAGATCGTCGACCTTTCCGCCGACTTCCGGCTGCGCGACCCCGAGGCCTACGCGAAGTGGTACGGCAATCCCCATGCCGCGCTCGAACAGCAGGCAGAGGCGGTCTATGGCCTGACAGAATTCTACCGCGACGAGATACGGGGCGCGCGGCTCGTTGCCGGAACCGGGTGCAATGCGGCCACGGGGCAATTCGCGCTGCGTCCGCTGATCGAGGCGGGGGTGGTGGATCTCGACGAGATCATCCTCGACATGAAATGCGCCGTCTCCGGGGCCGGGCGCAGCCTGAAGGAGAACCTCCTGCACGCCGAGCTTTCCGAGGGCTATCATCCCTATTCCGCCGGCGGGACGCATCGCCACCTCGGCGAGTTCGATCAGGAATTCAGTGCCATCGCGGGCCGGCCGGTGCGGATCCAGTTCACGCCCCACCTGATCCCGGCGAACCGGGGAATCCTGTCGACGGGCTATGTGAAGGGGGACGCCCGGCAGATCCACGAGACATTCGCGGCGACCTATGCCGACGAGCCCTTCCTCGTCGTGCTGCCCTTCGGCGAACTGCCGAGCACCCGCCACGTGCGCGGTTCGAACTTCTGCCATATCGGCGTGGTCGCGGACCGCATCGAGGGAAGGGCGATCGTGGTCGCCGCTCTCGACAACCTCACAAAGGGGTCATCGGGTCAGGCGTTGCAAAATGCCAACCTGATGCTAGGACTGGAAGAGACCGAGGGGCTGATGATGGCCCCGCTGTTCCCGTGAGCCGCAAGTGAAAAGCCTCAAGAAGCAGCGCAGGATCCAGGTCATCGCCGTACTGGCGGTGGCCCTTGTGCTGGCGACGGGGCTGATCGGCTATGCCATGCGGGACGGGATCAACTTTTTCCGCGCGCCCAGTCAGGTCATCGCGCAGCCGCCGGGTCCCGGCGAGATCTTCCGCATCGGCGGACTTGTCGAGGAAGGATCGATCGAGCGCGGGCAGGGCACGACGGTGCGCTTTGCCGTCACCGACGGCGGCGGCTCGGTGCCGGTGATCTTCACCGGCGTGCTGCCCGATCTCTTCGCCGAGAACCAGGGCATGGTCGGCACGGGGCGTTACGTGAACGGCATCTTCGAAGCCACGGAAATCCTTGCCAAGCATGACGAGAACTACATGCCGAAGGAAGTCGTGGACGCGCTCAAGGAACAAGGGGTCTACAAGGACCCGACAGCGCCCGAAGCCGACCCGGAAAGCTGAGCGGGTCGCACCGTCACGGTGCTCTCAAGCTGCATTAACATCCCCGCGTACATAGTCCGCCCCGTAACCGGTTCATCCGAGGGGGCCACCATGATATCTGTCCGACAGATCGCTGAGGAGCTCGTCGCGCGGGAAGGCGGCAGGTGCTTCGATGCGTCCTCCGATACCTGCCCAAGCGCCAGGACGGCGCCGGTCGATGACGCGGCCGTCGACGGGATCCTGCGGGAGTATTTCGAGAAGCCGCGCATTTCTGCGCTGCCCGACGTGTTGCAGGCGAATGTCTTCGACATGTATCTCAATGCGGGCGACGTGGCGATCCGCATCCTGCAGCGCCTGCTGTGCGACATGGACGAAAAGGTGGTCGTGGACGGCGTGCTCGGGCCACAGAGCATCGCGGCGGCGCATCGCGCACATGCGGCGGCCGACGGCTACCTCGCCGACGCCTATGGCATCGCCCGGCGCAACTACTATTTCCGCCTTGCCGACCGTTCACTGTCGCGCCGCCACTTCGCCGAAACACCGGACGGCGGCAAGGGAGGCTGGATCCGGCGCGCCGAGGCCTTCATTGCCCCGCGCTATCATCTGGATGACCGCCAATTCCGCAGGCGTGTCGCATCATGGACCTGACCGGACCCGCAAGCCCCCGCTCGCCCGAAGGCCGCCGGCTTGAGGATCCCCGTGCATCCGCGAATGCCGCATACGTATTTCCGTCCGCGGGATGCGCCATGCTGTGGCTCGCCTTGATCGGTACCGTTTTCGTCGACCCGCTCTGGTTTGCCGCGCGAATGCAGGCCCTTGGCGAGGTCCCGGCACCGGTCTGGATGCTCGCCGGGCTGGCCCTTGCGCTGCACGGGGCGCGACGGATCATGAGGTCCCGACTGGCCCCATGGCCTGGCGCGCAGGGACGCGTGCCGGACAACACTCGGAGGCCCCGCTGCCTGCGCTTCGACAGTCCCGGCGCTGCCGCGCCGGGTCCGGACGCCTGGCTCCTGCAGAACGTGCTTCTGCCAGAGGGCAATGCGGCGCTTTCCCGGTGGCGGCGGGCGGCGGTCCTTGACGGAACATCCGGGATGGCCAGCGACGGCGCCGACCGCGACAAAGTGATTGCGCAGCGCGGCGGTTTGACGTTGGAGCGCGCGGGCAGGCAGCCTATAGTCCGGGCATGATCACCGAACTCGGACATTTCGCCCTCATCCTCGCGTTCGGCGTCGCGCTTGTACAGATGACGGTTCCCATGCTGGGCGCGGCCCGGCGGCGCCCGGGCTGGATGGCGGTGGCCGAGCCAGCCGCCTTCGCGCAATTCCTGCTGACGGGCTTCGCTTTCGGGGCATTGATGCATGCCTTCATCACCTCGGACTTCAGTCTCTCGGTGGTGGTCGCCAACAGCCATTCGGCCAAGCCGATGCTCTACAAGATTTCCGGCACTTGGGGGAATCACGAAGGTTCGATGCTGCTCTGGGTGCTGATCCTCACCTGTTTCGGAGCACTGGCCGCCGGCTTCGGGGGCAACCTGCCGCCGACCCTGCGCGCCCGGGTACTGGGCGTTCAGGCCGCCATCGCCGCGGCCTTCTTCGCCTTCATCATCTTCACCTCCAATCCTTTCGAACGCATGCCCCTGCCGCCCTTCGACGGTCAGGACCTGAACCCGCTGCTGCAGGACCCGGGACTGGCGTTCCATCCGCCCTTCCTCTACCTCGGCTATGTCGGTCTGAGCATCTCGTTCAGCTTCGCGGTCGCCGCGCTGATCGAGGGCCGCGTGGATGCCGCCTGGGCCCGCTGGGTGCGGCCCTGGACGCTGGCGGCGTGGATCTTCCTGACCATCGGCATCGCCCTCGGCTCGTGGTGGGCGTATTACGAGCTGGGCTGGGGCGGCTTCTGGTTCTGGGACCCGGTCGAAAACGCCTCTTTCATGCCCTGGCTTCTGGGTGCCGCCCTTCTGCATTCGGCCATTGTCGTCGAAAAGCGGGAGGCGCTGAAAAGCTGGACCATCCTGCTGGCCATCCTTGCCTTCGGCTTCTCTCTGATCGGCACCTTCATCGTCCGCTCGGGCGTGCTGACCTCGGTCCACGCCTTCGCCAGCGACCCCGAACGCGGCGTCTTCATCCTGCTTATCCTGGCGGTCTTCGTCGGCGGAGCGCTGATGCTCTTTGCCGCCCGTGCATCGGTGATGGAGGCGCGCGGCGTCTTCGGGCTGGCCAGCCGGGAGTCGGCGCTGGTTCTCAACAACGTGCTGCTGGCCGTGTCCTGCTTCGTGGTCTTCATCGGCACCATCTGGCCGCTCGTCGCCGAGATGTTCCTCGACCGCAAGCTGAGTGTCGGGCCGCCCTATTTCAACTGGGCCTTCACCCCGATCATGGCGCTGCTGGCCATGGCGCTCCCCGTCGGTGCCGCGCTGCCGTGGAAGCGCGCGCGGATCGGGCGCGCGATCCATCAGCTGCGCTTCGTCTTCCTGCTGGCGCTGGCGTTGGGGGCTCTGGTCTTTGCCGTGCAGAGCGGCAGGGGCCTGCTTGGGCCCATTGGCCTCATGCTGGGCGGCTGGGTTGTTGCTGGAACGCTCGTCGAGCTGGCGCAGCGCAGCGGGCGCGGCGAGGGTCGGTTGCGGCGTCTGGCGCGTCTGCCGCGGGCGGAATGGGGCAAGGCGGTCGCCCATCTTGGCTTTGGGGTCACGATGATGGGGGTTGCGGGGCTCAGTGCCTGGACGCACGAGCAGATCGACGTGGCCCGCATCGGCGAGCCGTTCCCGGTAGGTCCCTACAGTCTGACCCTGGACAATGTCCGGGACGTCGAAGGGCCGAACTACCTCGCCACGATCGGTGACGTGACGCTTCAGCGGGACGGATCGCTGATCGCGCATCTGCATCCCGAGAAGCGCATCTATCCCGTGGCGCAGATGCCCACGACCGAAGCCGCGATCGACCAGACCCTCCTGCGCGATGTCTATGTCGTGATCGGCGATCGGCAGGAAGGCGGCGGCTGGGCGGTGCGTACCTACATCAAGCCCATGACGGCATGGATCTGGATCGGCGCCGGCCTGATGGCGTTGGGCGGAGCTCTGAGCCTCAGCGACCGGCGGTTCCGCGTTGCCGCGGGCGCACGCCGCAGTCCCGCCGGGGCGGTGGCCGCGGAATGACGATGCTGTACCGCTTCGGGTTGCTGTGGGCGCTGTGCCTCTTGCTCGCCTTTCCGGTCCAGGCGGTGCAGCCCGACGAGATCCTCGACGATCCGGCGCTGGAGGCACGCGCGCGCGACATATCGAAGGGTCTGCGCTGCCTCGTTTGCCGGAACGAAAGCATCGACGAAAGCAACGCAAGCCTTGCCCGGGATCTGCGCATTCTGGTGCGGGAGCGGCTGGTGGCCGGCGACAGCGACAGCGAGGCCGTCGACTTCATCGTTTCCCGCTACGGGGAATATGTCCTTCTGACACCCACGGTGACCGGGGCGAACTGGCTGCTTTGGGGCGCGGGGCCGCTGATGCTGGTTCTCGCGGGGGGCATCGCGCTGATCTATGTCCGTCGGCGGACCGCGGCCCCCCCGTTGCAGGAGGCAGCCCTCTCGGGCGCGGAAGAGGCACGGCTGCGCGAGATCCTGAAGGACTGACGCCCGGTTCCACTTGCCGATGCGGGGCGGGCTGGTAAGTCTGGATCCGACCGGGTGCGGAGGATCATCAATGGAATATCAGACCCTGCTTTTCAGCCTCGCGGACGGCGTCGCGACGATCCGCCTGAACCGACCCGAGAAGATGAACGCCCTGACCGCGCAGATGCGTGCCGAAATCGCCTATGCCGTGACCGAAGCGGGTAAACGCGCGCGGGTCGTGGTGCTGACCGGCGAGGGGCGCGCCTTCTGCTCGGGGCAGGATCTGGGGGATGGCGTCTCGGCGTCGAATCTCGATCTCGAGCGCACGCTGCGCGACGAATACGCGCCCATGCTGCGCGCCATCGTCAATTGCCCGGTCCCGACGATCGCCGCGGTGAACGGTGCTGCCGCCGGGGCGGGCGCGAACCTCGCGCTTGCCGCTGACGTCGTGATCGCCAGCGACTCGGCCTATTTCGTCCAGGCCTTCTCGCGCATCGGACTGATCCCGGACGCGGGCGGGACCTATTTCCTGCCGCGCAGCATGGGGACCGCGAAGGCGCTCGGCGCGGCGCTCTTCGCCGAGAAGATCACCGCCCGGCAGGCCGACGACTGGGG encodes:
- a CDS encoding putative peptidoglycan-binding domain-containing protein translates to MISVRQIAEELVAREGGRCFDASSDTCPSARTAPVDDAAVDGILREYFEKPRISALPDVLQANVFDMYLNAGDVAIRILQRLLCDMDEKVVVDGVLGPQSIAAAHRAHAAADGYLADAYGIARRNYYFRLADRSLSRRHFAETPDGGKGGWIRRAEAFIAPRYHLDDRQFRRRVASWT
- a CDS encoding enoyl-CoA hydratase-related protein, coding for MEYQTLLFSLADGVATIRLNRPEKMNALTAQMRAEIAYAVTEAGKRARVVVLTGEGRAFCSGQDLGDGVSASNLDLERTLRDEYAPMLRAIVNCPVPTIAAVNGAAAGAGANLALAADVVIASDSAYFVQAFSRIGLIPDAGGTYFLPRSMGTAKALGAALFAEKITARQADDWGMIWEAVPDKEFDAHWKARAAQLAAGPTAAYKAAKDVIRGSWDRGFEDQIAFEAHEQGHCGKTRDFKEGVVAFNEKRPARFEGR
- the ccmE gene encoding cytochrome c maturation protein CcmE: MKSLKKQRRIQVIAVLAVALVLATGLIGYAMRDGINFFRAPSQVIAQPPGPGEIFRIGGLVEEGSIERGQGTTVRFAVTDGGGSVPVIFTGVLPDLFAENQGMVGTGRYVNGIFEATEILAKHDENYMPKEVVDALKEQGVYKDPTAPEADPES
- the argC gene encoding N-acetyl-gamma-glutamyl-phosphate reductase; this encodes MTQSIAIIGASGYTGAELIRLIAGHSSMKIKALGANSKAGQSIAQAFPHLRHLDLPDLLTVDEIDFSGIDLCFCALPHKTSQEVIRALPKDLKIVDLSADFRLRDPEAYAKWYGNPHAALEQQAEAVYGLTEFYRDEIRGARLVAGTGCNAATGQFALRPLIEAGVVDLDEIILDMKCAVSGAGRSLKENLLHAELSEGYHPYSAGGTHRHLGEFDQEFSAIAGRPVRIQFTPHLIPANRGILSTGYVKGDARQIHETFAATYADEPFLVVLPFGELPSTRHVRGSNFCHIGVVADRIEGRAIVVAALDNLTKGSSGQALQNANLMLGLEETEGLMMAPLFP
- a CDS encoding glutamate racemase, which encodes MAVGIFDSGLGGLTVHQAVESRLPEVPLVYMADSAHAPYGVRTADDIYDLTCASVQRLFDEGCKLVILACNTASAAALRRMQESWVPSDRRVLGVFVPLIEAMTERRWGDNSPPREVGVKHVALFATPATVASRAFQRELAFRAIGVDVEAQACGGVVDAIEEGDMILAEALVRSHVDALKRKMPAPDAAILGCTHYPLMQKTFQDALGADVRVFSQAGLVAESLADYLIRHPNMLGEGKRRFLTTGDPKRVSDRATQFLRRRISFEAA
- a CDS encoding cytochrome c-type biogenesis protein CcmH, whose amino-acid sequence is MLYRFGLLWALCLLLAFPVQAVQPDEILDDPALEARARDISKGLRCLVCRNESIDESNASLARDLRILVRERLVAGDSDSEAVDFIVSRYGEYVLLTPTVTGANWLLWGAGPLMLVLAGGIALIYVRRRTAAPPLQEAALSGAEEARLREILKD
- a CDS encoding heme lyase CcmF/NrfE family subunit, which produces MITELGHFALILAFGVALVQMTVPMLGAARRRPGWMAVAEPAAFAQFLLTGFAFGALMHAFITSDFSLSVVVANSHSAKPMLYKISGTWGNHEGSMLLWVLILTCFGALAAGFGGNLPPTLRARVLGVQAAIAAAFFAFIIFTSNPFERMPLPPFDGQDLNPLLQDPGLAFHPPFLYLGYVGLSISFSFAVAALIEGRVDAAWARWVRPWTLAAWIFLTIGIALGSWWAYYELGWGGFWFWDPVENASFMPWLLGAALLHSAIVVEKREALKSWTILLAILAFGFSLIGTFIVRSGVLTSVHAFASDPERGVFILLILAVFVGGALMLFAARASVMEARGVFGLASRESALVLNNVLLAVSCFVVFIGTIWPLVAEMFLDRKLSVGPPYFNWAFTPIMALLAMALPVGAALPWKRARIGRAIHQLRFVFLLALALGALVFAVQSGRGLLGPIGLMLGGWVVAGTLVELAQRSGRGEGRLRRLARLPRAEWGKAVAHLGFGVTMMGVAGLSAWTHEQIDVARIGEPFPVGPYSLTLDNVRDVEGPNYLATIGDVTLQRDGSLIAHLHPEKRIYPVAQMPTTEAAIDQTLLRDVYVVIGDRQEGGGWAVRTYIKPMTAWIWIGAGLMALGGALSLSDRRFRVAAGARRSPAGAVAAE